A stretch of the Archangium violaceum genome encodes the following:
- a CDS encoding PLP-dependent transferase — MSSAPLPSRHSTSSTTGLQNMKIESHLAQIGSVSDTVTGAVSLPIHHATAFRHPCLGQSTGFDYARTKSPTRSVLEDAIAHLESGDAGFACSSGMAALQVVFSLFSQGAHLLVSLDLYGGTYRLLEKVLSRFGISATYVDTNDLDALEANLRPNTKAVLIETPTNPLMKITDLEKVCRWARSRELLSIVDNTLLTPFFQRPIELGADIVVHSASKYLGGHNDVLAGLIVTRHKALSEQVAFLHNSIGAVLGPQDSWLLMRGMKTLALRMERHQENALRIATWLAAHPLVEQVFHPGFETHPGYAIQRRQASGNTGIFSFKLKDARLVEPLLRHVRLIAFAESLGGVESLMTYPAVQTHADIPEEIRRRVGVDDRLLRYSVGIEHVEDLIADLSQALDAARQ, encoded by the coding sequence ATGAGCTCCGCTCCCCTCCCCTCCCGTCACTCCACCTCCAGCACCACGGGTCTCCAGAACATGAAGATTGAAAGCCACCTGGCGCAGATTGGTTCCGTGTCGGACACCGTGACGGGCGCGGTCAGCCTCCCCATCCATCACGCCACCGCCTTCCGGCATCCATGCCTGGGACAGAGCACGGGCTTCGACTACGCGCGCACGAAGAGCCCCACGCGGTCCGTCCTGGAGGACGCGATCGCGCACCTCGAGTCGGGTGACGCCGGCTTCGCCTGCAGCTCCGGCATGGCCGCGCTCCAGGTCGTCTTCTCCCTGTTCAGCCAGGGAGCCCACCTGCTCGTCTCGCTCGACCTGTATGGGGGAACGTACCGGTTGCTGGAGAAGGTCCTCTCCCGCTTCGGGATCTCCGCGACCTACGTCGACACCAACGATCTGGACGCGCTCGAGGCGAACCTCCGGCCCAACACGAAGGCGGTGTTGATCGAAACGCCCACCAACCCGCTGATGAAGATCACCGACCTCGAGAAGGTCTGCCGCTGGGCCCGCTCCCGCGAGCTGCTCTCCATCGTGGACAACACGCTGCTGACCCCCTTCTTCCAGCGCCCCATCGAGCTGGGAGCGGACATCGTCGTCCACAGCGCCTCCAAGTACCTCGGTGGGCACAATGACGTCCTCGCGGGCCTCATCGTGACCCGGCACAAGGCGCTGTCCGAGCAGGTCGCGTTCCTGCACAACTCCATCGGGGCCGTGCTGGGACCGCAGGACAGCTGGCTGCTCATGCGGGGAATGAAGACGCTCGCGTTGAGGATGGAGCGCCACCAGGAGAACGCGCTCCGCATCGCCACGTGGCTGGCAGCCCATCCGCTCGTCGAGCAGGTCTTCCACCCGGGCTTCGAGACCCATCCCGGCTACGCCATCCAGCGGCGGCAGGCCTCGGGCAACACGGGCATCTTCTCCTTCAAGTTGAAGGATGCCCGGCTCGTCGAACCGCTCCTGCGCCACGTGCGGCTGATTGCCTTCGCGGAGAGCCTCGGCGGAGTGGAGTCCCTGATGACGTACCCGGCGGTGCAGACCCATGCGGACATCCCGGAGGAGATCCGCCGCCGCGTGGGCGTGGACGATCGTCTGCTCCGGTACTCGGTGGGAATCGAGCACGTGGAGGATCTGATCGCGGATCTCTCCCAGGCACTCGACGCGGCTCGCCAGTGA
- a CDS encoding ABC-F family ATP-binding cassette domain-containing protein: protein MTLLRAADVQLSFGSRTVFQGLTLTIEEGERVGLVGVNGSGKSSLMKILAGVARADAGELQLRRGARVTYLPQEPEFAPGATVASELSVAQGPLREALAAQAELTRRMESTPTQGQEKLMEQLAALSDRIEQLGGWDTEHHAKTLLDRLGVKDWDRPVAELSGGLRKRVAIARALLTRPDMLMLDEPTNHLDADTVDWLEEELDNLPGSLLLVTHDRYFLDGLVDRIVEIQPGAGVISYPGNYEAYVEQKLVAQENAAIAQHKRERWIAQEVAWLRKGPEARRTKSKARIDRARKLMEEKGFQRPKVAGLQVMQAPRLGHTVIEAEDVHKSYGERNVLKGVNLLLQRGERVGLVGPNGVGKTTFLRVLLGELPPDSGKVVIGKNTKVSYYDQTRASLDPEQTVYEAASPRGDDWVELGDQRVALRDYLDDLLFPVPMQRMKVKALSGGERNRLLLARLFLEGANVLVLDEPTNDLDIVTLNILEGLLLNFTGSVLLVTHDRYFLDKVATSILAFEGDGKVTRYEGNFAMYRRLKEQAQARAAAAPAPTTKKAEPAPVAEPKQARKPGKLSYKEQRELDGMEAAIEAAETRKAELEAQLVDPSVYSNGTKAAEVQKNLDAAAAEVDRLYARWQELQNLAAGAA, encoded by the coding sequence GTGACCCTGCTCCGCGCCGCCGACGTCCAACTCTCCTTCGGCAGCCGTACCGTCTTCCAGGGCCTGACGCTCACCATTGAAGAGGGTGAGCGCGTGGGCCTCGTGGGAGTGAACGGCTCCGGCAAGTCCTCGCTGATGAAGATATTGGCGGGGGTGGCGCGCGCGGACGCGGGGGAGCTGCAGCTCCGCCGGGGAGCACGCGTCACCTACCTGCCACAGGAGCCCGAGTTCGCTCCAGGTGCCACGGTGGCCTCGGAGTTGAGCGTGGCCCAGGGGCCGCTGAGGGAAGCGCTGGCCGCGCAGGCCGAGCTCACCCGGCGCATGGAGTCCACGCCCACCCAGGGCCAGGAAAAGCTGATGGAGCAGCTCGCGGCGCTGTCCGACCGCATCGAGCAGCTCGGCGGCTGGGACACGGAGCACCACGCGAAGACGCTGCTGGACCGGCTGGGCGTGAAGGACTGGGACCGGCCGGTGGCGGAGCTCTCCGGCGGTCTACGCAAGCGGGTGGCCATCGCCCGCGCGCTGCTGACGCGGCCGGACATGCTGATGCTGGACGAGCCCACCAACCACCTGGACGCGGACACGGTGGACTGGCTCGAGGAGGAGCTGGACAATCTGCCCGGCTCCCTGCTGCTGGTGACACACGATCGCTACTTCCTGGACGGGCTGGTGGACCGCATCGTGGAGATCCAGCCGGGCGCGGGCGTCATCTCGTACCCTGGCAACTACGAGGCGTACGTGGAGCAGAAGCTGGTGGCCCAGGAGAACGCGGCCATCGCCCAGCACAAGCGCGAGCGCTGGATTGCCCAGGAAGTGGCGTGGCTGCGCAAGGGCCCGGAGGCGCGGCGCACCAAGAGCAAGGCGCGCATCGATCGGGCGCGCAAGTTGATGGAGGAGAAGGGCTTCCAGCGTCCGAAGGTGGCGGGACTGCAGGTGATGCAGGCGCCCCGACTGGGCCATACGGTCATCGAGGCCGAGGACGTCCACAAGTCCTACGGCGAGCGGAACGTTCTGAAGGGCGTGAACCTGCTGCTCCAGCGCGGCGAGCGCGTGGGCCTGGTGGGACCCAACGGCGTGGGGAAGACGACCTTCCTGCGTGTGCTGCTCGGAGAGCTGCCGCCGGACTCCGGCAAGGTGGTCATCGGGAAGAACACGAAGGTGTCGTACTACGACCAGACGCGCGCCTCGCTGGACCCGGAGCAGACGGTGTACGAGGCGGCCTCGCCGCGCGGGGATGACTGGGTGGAGCTGGGAGATCAACGGGTGGCGCTGCGCGACTACCTGGACGACCTGCTCTTCCCCGTGCCCATGCAGCGGATGAAGGTGAAGGCACTGTCGGGCGGCGAGCGCAACCGGTTGCTGCTCGCAAGGCTCTTCCTGGAGGGCGCCAACGTCCTCGTGCTGGACGAGCCAACGAACGATCTGGACATCGTCACGCTGAACATCCTCGAGGGGCTGCTGCTGAACTTCACCGGCAGCGTGCTGCTGGTGACGCACGACCGGTACTTCCTGGACAAGGTGGCCACGTCCATCCTGGCCTTCGAGGGCGACGGGAAGGTCACGCGGTACGAAGGCAACTTCGCGATGTACCGGCGGCTGAAGGAGCAGGCCCAGGCACGCGCCGCGGCGGCTCCCGCGCCCACGACGAAGAAGGCCGAGCCGGCGCCCGTGGCCGAGCCGAAGCAGGCGCGCAAGCCGGGGAAGCTCTCGTACAAGGAGCAGCGCGAGCTGGACGGAATGGAGGCGGCGATCGAGGCCGCGGAGACGCGCAAGGCGGAGCTGGAAGCACAGCTCGTGGACCCCAGCGTCTACTCCAACGGAACGAAGGCGGCCGAGGTGCAGAAGAACCTGGACGCGGCGGCGGCGGAGGTGGATCGCCTCTACGCGCGTTGGCAGGAGCTGCAGAACCTGGCCGCCGGAGCCGCCTGA
- a CDS encoding ABC-F family ATP-binding cassette domain-containing protein: MIRLDNISKQHGQQILFVEASAQLNKGEKVGLVGPNGAGKSTLFKMIVQREHPDEGQVSIDRGVTVGYFDQDVGEMAGKTAVAEAMDGAGPVSEVAAELKQLEAAMADPERMDEMEKLVERFGVVQGRYEELGGYALEGRAREILAGLGFTEEMMDGDVGALSGGWKMRVALARILLMRPDVMLLDEPSNHLDLESLIWLETFLKGFEGALLMTSHDREFMNRIVTKIIEIDGGELTTYTGDYNFYEQQRALNDKHQQAQYERQQAMLAKELKFIERFKARASHAAQVQSRVKKLEKIEKVEPPKRRQTLVFEFEQAPRSGDDVAKLERVVKGYGKRRIYNGLDFLVRRGERWCVMGVNGAGKSTLLKLIAGESQPDDGAVSLGGSVKMGYFAQHAMELLKPDQTVYDSLVDKFPRASQGSLRALAGCFGFSGDEIEKKCKVLSGGEKARLVLAQMLYDPPNFLVLDEPTNHLDMATKQMLITALANYEGTMLFVSHDRHFLAALSNRVLELTPEGVHQYGGGYTEYVARTGQEAPGLRS; this comes from the coding sequence ATGATTCGTCTCGACAACATCAGCAAGCAGCACGGGCAGCAGATCCTCTTCGTGGAGGCGTCTGCTCAGCTCAACAAGGGAGAGAAGGTCGGTCTGGTCGGTCCGAACGGAGCGGGCAAGTCCACCCTCTTCAAGATGATCGTCCAGCGGGAGCACCCGGACGAGGGCCAGGTGTCCATCGATCGCGGCGTGACGGTCGGCTATTTCGACCAGGACGTGGGCGAGATGGCGGGCAAGACGGCGGTGGCCGAGGCGATGGACGGTGCGGGGCCGGTGTCCGAGGTGGCTGCGGAGCTGAAGCAGCTCGAGGCGGCCATGGCGGATCCAGAGCGCATGGACGAGATGGAGAAGCTCGTGGAGCGCTTTGGCGTGGTGCAGGGGCGCTACGAGGAGCTGGGCGGGTACGCGCTGGAGGGACGGGCGAGGGAGATCCTCGCGGGCCTCGGCTTCACCGAGGAGATGATGGACGGGGACGTGGGGGCGCTGTCGGGCGGGTGGAAGATGCGCGTGGCGCTCGCGCGCATCCTGCTGATGCGTCCGGACGTGATGCTGCTGGACGAGCCCAGCAACCACCTGGACCTCGAGTCGCTCATCTGGCTGGAGACGTTCCTCAAGGGCTTCGAGGGCGCGCTGCTGATGACGAGCCACGATCGCGAGTTCATGAACCGCATCGTGACGAAGATCATCGAGATCGACGGCGGCGAGCTGACGACGTACACGGGCGACTACAACTTCTACGAGCAGCAGCGTGCGCTGAACGACAAGCACCAGCAGGCACAGTACGAGCGCCAGCAGGCGATGCTCGCCAAGGAGCTGAAGTTCATCGAGCGCTTCAAGGCGCGCGCCTCGCACGCGGCCCAGGTGCAGAGCCGGGTGAAGAAGCTCGAGAAGATCGAGAAGGTGGAGCCGCCGAAGCGCCGGCAGACGCTGGTGTTCGAGTTCGAGCAGGCCCCGCGCTCGGGGGACGACGTGGCGAAGCTGGAGCGGGTGGTGAAGGGCTACGGCAAGCGCCGCATCTACAACGGCCTGGACTTCCTGGTGCGGCGCGGCGAGCGCTGGTGCGTGATGGGCGTGAACGGCGCGGGCAAGTCCACGCTGCTCAAGCTGATCGCGGGCGAGTCGCAGCCGGACGATGGCGCGGTGTCGCTCGGCGGCAGCGTGAAGATGGGCTACTTCGCGCAGCACGCCATGGAGCTGCTGAAGCCGGATCAGACGGTCTACGACTCGCTGGTGGACAAGTTCCCGCGTGCCTCGCAGGGCTCGCTGCGGGCGCTGGCGGGGTGCTTCGGCTTCTCGGGCGATGAAATCGAGAAGAAGTGCAAGGTGCTCTCCGGAGGAGAGAAGGCGCGGCTGGTGCTGGCGCAGATGCTCTACGATCCGCCCAACTTCCTGGTGCTGGACGAGCCCACCAACCACCTGGACATGGCGACGAAGCAGATGCTGATCACGGCGTTGGCCAACTACGAGGGCACGATGCTGTTCGTGAGCCACGACCGGCACTTCCTGGCGGCGCTGTCCAACCGGGTACTGGAACTGACGCCCGAGGGCGTCCACCAGTACGGCGGAGGCTACACGGAGTACGTGGCACGCACGGGCCAAGAGGCTCCCGGCCTGCGCAGCTAG
- the thrA gene encoding bifunctional aspartate kinase/homoserine dehydrogenase I, with protein MSNASLHGSESRAWRVYKFGGSSLGTPGRLPRVLSLITDAQRPLAVVVSALGDTTDWLISAARAAASGDTAGTSVELTRVRNLARSIASTVLEGPALSAHEATVEQLLAPIERLLTGVELTRECTPATLDEVMSVGERISSELVARALTTRGVPARAVDARTFLVTDETAGSARVDIDASRAKLSPLVSGWEGVVPVITGFIARSHQGRTTTLGRNGSDYTATLLSWLLGAPQVTVWTDVPGVMTADPALVRDAYPVPRMTYAEALELAHFGTRMFHPRTMIPLLESGAALHIRSTTEPEAPGTCIDAEGNPDPHRPTSVTSLERLALLHVESLRPTLSEPLGLRVLQALEAAQVTVWGGTLSAQAPSISLVVPQAQAQRAHAVLEAALRGERDRHEVRVPPPHAPVTLVTLVAESMGHRPNVAGRFFHALGNVGVNVRAILQGASSRSVSCAVDAEDTAVAVRTVHSAFNLNETEINVLLVGKGTVGGRLLVQLAQNAKALAARHGVALRLVGLVDSRRALFDPAGVPPAEALARLAKVSPSHESPPDVGPLLERLSRLSVPVLVDCTAADGMDVLYAEAFRRGIHVVAANKKPLARPWKESAALHTLSREQFRAWHYETTVGASLPVIETLKNLVRTGDRVERIEGCFSGSLGYVCHALMDGVPLSQAVRTARANGYTEPHPRDDLSGLDVARKALILARELGLELDLEDVTVEPLVPREHLDVDEPEAFLRSLTSLDPDVSAQVARYRSAGRSLRYLAQILPHAPGGPRVKVGPVAVDAAHPATGLKGAEAMVSFFTERYREYPLIVRGAGAGGDVTAAGVLADILRLAQNVRGRR; from the coding sequence TTGAGCAATGCCTCTCTTCACGGCTCCGAGAGCCGTGCATGGCGTGTCTATAAATTCGGCGGCTCCTCTCTCGGAACACCCGGACGGCTGCCGCGTGTCCTCTCCCTCATCACCGACGCGCAGCGCCCGCTCGCGGTCGTGGTGTCCGCGCTCGGCGACACCACGGATTGGTTGATCTCCGCGGCCCGAGCCGCCGCGAGCGGAGATACAGCCGGCACGAGCGTGGAGCTGACGCGCGTCCGGAACCTCGCGAGGTCGATCGCGAGCACGGTCCTCGAGGGCCCCGCCCTCTCCGCGCACGAGGCCACGGTGGAGCAACTCCTGGCGCCCATCGAGCGGCTCCTCACGGGCGTGGAGCTGACCCGGGAGTGCACACCCGCCACGCTCGACGAGGTGATGTCCGTGGGAGAGCGCATCTCCTCCGAGCTGGTCGCGCGGGCCCTGACGACCCGGGGAGTCCCCGCCCGCGCCGTGGACGCCCGCACCTTCCTCGTCACGGACGAGACCGCCGGCTCGGCCCGGGTCGACATCGACGCGAGCCGCGCGAAGCTCTCGCCGCTCGTGTCCGGGTGGGAAGGCGTGGTGCCCGTCATCACGGGGTTCATCGCCCGCTCGCACCAGGGGCGGACCACCACGCTGGGCCGCAATGGCTCCGACTACACCGCGACACTGCTCTCGTGGCTCCTCGGTGCCCCCCAGGTCACGGTGTGGACGGACGTGCCCGGAGTCATGACGGCCGACCCGGCCCTGGTTCGCGACGCCTACCCCGTGCCGCGCATGACCTACGCGGAGGCGCTCGAGCTGGCCCACTTCGGCACCCGGATGTTCCACCCCCGCACGATGATTCCGCTGCTCGAGAGCGGAGCGGCCCTGCACATCCGCAGCACCACCGAGCCCGAGGCGCCGGGCACGTGCATCGATGCCGAGGGCAATCCGGATCCCCACCGGCCCACCAGCGTGACGAGCCTGGAGCGTCTGGCCCTGCTCCACGTCGAGTCGCTGCGTCCCACGCTCAGCGAGCCGCTCGGGCTGCGCGTGTTGCAGGCGCTCGAGGCGGCGCAGGTCACGGTGTGGGGAGGGACCCTGTCCGCGCAGGCGCCGTCCATCTCCCTGGTGGTGCCCCAGGCCCAGGCCCAGCGGGCGCATGCCGTGCTCGAGGCCGCGCTGCGCGGTGAGCGCGACCGGCACGAGGTCCGCGTTCCGCCGCCCCATGCGCCGGTGACGCTGGTCACCCTGGTCGCCGAGTCCATGGGCCACCGGCCGAATGTGGCGGGCCGGTTCTTCCACGCGCTCGGGAACGTGGGCGTGAACGTGCGTGCCATCCTCCAGGGCGCGAGCTCCCGCAGCGTGTCGTGCGCCGTGGACGCCGAGGACACGGCCGTGGCGGTGCGCACCGTGCACAGCGCCTTCAACCTCAACGAGACGGAGATCAACGTCCTCCTCGTCGGCAAGGGAACGGTGGGCGGACGGTTGCTCGTCCAGCTCGCGCAGAACGCGAAGGCGCTCGCGGCCCGGCACGGCGTGGCCCTGCGGCTGGTGGGGCTGGTGGACAGCCGCCGCGCGCTCTTCGACCCCGCGGGTGTGCCTCCCGCCGAGGCGCTCGCGAGGCTCGCCAAGGTCTCCCCGAGCCACGAGTCTCCTCCGGACGTGGGGCCGCTGCTCGAGCGGCTGTCCCGCCTGTCCGTCCCCGTGCTGGTGGATTGCACCGCGGCGGACGGAATGGATGTCCTCTACGCCGAGGCCTTCCGACGAGGCATCCACGTGGTGGCGGCCAACAAGAAACCGCTCGCTCGCCCCTGGAAGGAGAGCGCGGCGCTGCACACCCTCTCCCGTGAGCAGTTCCGCGCCTGGCACTACGAGACCACCGTGGGCGCGAGCCTCCCGGTCATCGAGACGCTGAAGAACCTGGTGCGCACCGGCGACCGGGTGGAGCGCATCGAGGGATGCTTCTCCGGCTCGCTCGGCTACGTCTGCCATGCGTTGATGGACGGAGTCCCCCTGTCCCAGGCGGTGCGGACGGCTCGCGCGAACGGCTACACCGAGCCCCACCCCCGCGATGACCTGTCGGGCCTGGACGTGGCACGCAAGGCCCTCATCCTCGCCCGCGAGCTGGGCCTGGAGCTCGACCTGGAGGACGTCACCGTGGAGCCGCTCGTCCCGCGCGAGCACCTCGACGTGGACGAGCCGGAAGCCTTCCTGCGTTCGCTGACGTCGCTGGACCCGGACGTGAGCGCCCAGGTGGCCCGCTACCGTTCCGCGGGCAGGAGCCTGCGCTACCTGGCGCAGATCCTCCCCCATGCCCCCGGAGGCCCTCGCGTGAAGGTGGGCCCGGTGGCGGTGGACGCGGCCCACCCGGCCACCGGGCTGAAGGGCGCCGAGGCGATGGTGTCCTTCTTCACGGAGCGCTACCGCGAGTACCCGCTCATCGTCCGCGGCGCGGGCGCGGGAGGTGATGTCACGGCCGCTGGTGTGCTCGCCGACATCCTCCGCCTCGCCCAGAACGTCCGGGGGCGCAGATGA
- a CDS encoding NAD(P)/FAD-dependent oxidoreductase, producing MSTTRPSSEPYDVIIVGGRPAGATLAMRLGRHGMRVLIVDRANFPSAPPVSVPFLMNSAMSLLDELEVPESEYAHDAPRLRHFFVEYKDYFRAHCTIAEVGGRDYIYTVDRARLDGCLWNHLSRFDSVTRLEGAHVNALERDASGRISGIKVRLEDGTEQVIAGRCVVGADGRYSLVAREAGARVTEQRTDVDTSSLYAYWSGYAPYDAEPTGIQIHTAGDGFSLIVMPTTEGRAGVVFQGRSDRFLVTGDAQAYYLEGLRRYPAIWRRLAHATQVSSIRGIKRIGNLYRQAGGPGWVLVGDAFHQKDTIDAQGIYDALLESKLLAAALVDWKQGAVSWEEAIARYEREALSATRAMFHATLDRVKREIYTELPPWAARSVLRWMMTDGEYMRRFSLLLARRIAPEGWAPPNVLLGALARGITNDLRRLVPGARG from the coding sequence ATGAGCACCACGCGACCATCCTCCGAACCCTACGACGTCATCATCGTTGGCGGGCGCCCCGCGGGAGCCACCCTGGCCATGCGTCTGGGCCGCCATGGCATGCGCGTGCTGATCGTCGATCGGGCGAACTTCCCCAGCGCGCCGCCGGTGTCGGTGCCGTTCCTCATGAACAGCGCCATGAGCCTGCTCGACGAGCTCGAGGTGCCCGAGTCCGAGTACGCACACGACGCGCCGCGCCTGCGGCACTTCTTCGTCGAGTACAAGGACTACTTCCGCGCCCACTGCACCATCGCCGAGGTGGGTGGCCGCGACTACATCTACACCGTCGATCGCGCACGGCTCGACGGCTGCCTCTGGAATCACCTCTCCCGCTTCGACTCGGTCACCCGGCTCGAGGGCGCGCATGTCAACGCGCTCGAGCGTGACGCCTCCGGGCGGATCTCCGGGATCAAGGTTCGCCTCGAGGACGGAACGGAGCAGGTCATCGCGGGCCGCTGCGTCGTCGGCGCCGATGGTCGCTACAGTCTGGTCGCACGCGAGGCCGGCGCGCGCGTCACCGAGCAGCGCACGGATGTCGATACCTCGTCGCTGTATGCCTACTGGTCCGGATACGCGCCCTACGACGCCGAGCCCACGGGCATCCAGATCCACACCGCCGGGGACGGGTTCTCCCTGATCGTCATGCCGACCACCGAGGGCCGTGCGGGCGTCGTCTTCCAGGGGCGCTCCGACCGCTTCCTGGTCACCGGTGATGCCCAGGCCTATTACCTCGAGGGCCTCCGCCGGTATCCGGCGATCTGGCGGCGCCTGGCCCACGCCACGCAGGTCTCTTCCATCCGCGGCATCAAGCGGATCGGCAACCTGTACCGTCAGGCGGGCGGTCCCGGATGGGTGCTCGTCGGTGACGCCTTCCACCAGAAGGACACCATCGATGCACAGGGCATCTATGACGCCCTGCTCGAGAGCAAGCTGCTCGCGGCCGCGCTCGTCGACTGGAAGCAGGGGGCCGTCAGCTGGGAAGAAGCCATCGCGCGCTACGAGCGGGAAGCGCTCTCCGCCACCCGCGCCATGTTCCACGCCACGCTCGACCGGGTGAAGCGGGAGATCTACACCGAGCTGCCCCCCTGGGCCGCCAGGAGCGTGCTCCGGTGGATGATGACCGACGGCGAATACATGCGGCGCTTCTCGCTCCTGCTCGCCCGCCGCATCGCCCCCGAGGGGTGGGCCCCGCCCAACGTCCTTCTCGGGGCGTTGGCTCGCGGCATCACGAACGACCTGCGCCGGCTCGTCCCCGGCGCGCGCGGTTGA
- a CDS encoding trans-sulfuration enzyme family protein, with translation MRQPRDIQRRHPGRKLATRVLHSASSVDAHTGASSIPLYQASTFHHASLEHPPEYDYSRSGNPTRQALEDTIAELEGGARGFAFSSGMAAISTAFMLLSHGDHVLCSEDVYGGTYRLLTTILGRMGIETTFVDMTDLDQLEAARRPNTRAVFLETPSNPTLKITDIAAVAEWARKHGLLTMLDNTFMTPCLQRPIELGIDIVLHSATKFLCGHSDVLAGLAVVANEKLGHQLKHLQNALGSVLGVQDAWLLMRGMKTLTARMECAERNARRLADWLSRHPAVSRVYYPGLPGHPGRDIHERQAHGYGAIVSFDVGTGARAKQVLERVTLPLVAVSLGAVESILSYPAMMSHAAMPREVRLQRGIGDGLLRYSVGLEAIEDILEDLDQALDEEVRAACRD, from the coding sequence ATGCGCCAACCCAGAGACATCCAACGCCGTCACCCCGGCCGGAAGCTGGCCACCCGCGTGCTCCACTCCGCCTCGAGCGTGGACGCGCATACCGGCGCCTCCAGCATCCCGCTGTACCAGGCCTCCACCTTCCACCACGCCTCGCTGGAGCACCCTCCCGAGTACGACTACTCGCGCTCCGGCAACCCGACCCGCCAGGCGCTCGAGGACACCATCGCCGAGCTCGAGGGAGGAGCCCGGGGCTTCGCCTTCTCCTCGGGGATGGCGGCGATCTCCACCGCCTTCATGCTGCTCTCCCACGGCGACCACGTCCTCTGTAGCGAGGACGTGTATGGCGGAACGTACCGCCTGCTGACGACGATCCTCGGCCGGATGGGCATCGAGACGACCTTCGTCGACATGACCGACCTGGACCAGCTCGAGGCCGCGCGAAGGCCGAACACCCGGGCCGTGTTCCTGGAGACGCCTTCCAATCCGACCCTGAAGATCACCGACATCGCCGCCGTGGCGGAGTGGGCCAGGAAGCACGGCCTGCTGACGATGCTGGACAACACCTTCATGACGCCCTGCCTCCAGCGGCCGATCGAGCTGGGCATCGACATCGTGCTCCACAGCGCGACCAAGTTCCTGTGCGGTCACAGCGACGTGCTGGCGGGGCTCGCGGTGGTGGCCAACGAGAAGCTGGGCCATCAGCTCAAGCATCTCCAGAACGCCCTGGGCAGCGTGCTGGGAGTCCAGGACGCGTGGCTGCTGATGCGCGGAATGAAGACGCTCACGGCCCGGATGGAGTGCGCCGAGCGGAACGCACGACGTCTGGCGGACTGGCTGTCCCGACACCCGGCGGTGTCTCGGGTGTACTACCCCGGACTGCCGGGCCACCCCGGACGGGACATCCACGAGCGGCAGGCACACGGCTACGGAGCCATCGTGTCCTTCGATGTCGGCACGGGTGCTCGCGCGAAACAGGTGCTCGAGCGGGTCACCCTTCCCCTGGTGGCGGTCAGCCTCGGGGCGGTGGAGAGCATCCTGTCCTACCCGGCCATGATGTCCCATGCGGCCATGCCCCGCGAGGTCCGGCTCCAGCGAGGAATCGGCGATGGGCTGCTGCGCTACTCCGTGGGCCTGGAGGCCATCGAGGACATCCTCGAAGACCTCGATCAGGCCCTCGACGAGGAGGTCAGAGCAGCTTGCCGGGATTGA